A window of the Cheilinus undulatus linkage group 21, ASM1832078v1, whole genome shotgun sequence genome harbors these coding sequences:
- the odad4 gene encoding outer dynein arm-docking complex subunit 4 — MSDTDVDNEAQKPKDVFSTLVAVGDCLYLKGVYNKAIDSYTAALSMKPDDKTCLVGRSKCYLRMGQFENALKDAEASLKEDKTFFKGLYQKAEALYYMGKFEFALVFYHRGQKLRPLMQEFKLGIQKAEGAIENSVGSPSSMKLEIKNEDTTKMEQPVTATQHLTTEKKQRNQKIPKSEKTTKKLLGEFYSDKKFLENLLNNEDLTKSKSKGGERLQDVIQSCLTSLDTCTKFLSQKKPICSPEGQRKQKSTKPHRSPSYDLVPFLLKSLDEIDAELTSGNAEGSLKKAVEVMNIVQGWSEKDMPDKKEVMGSLHSCIGNALFDLGDLDKALEHHQKDLELASGCKLSEAMSRALDNIGQIYAQIGQYNQAIGFWEKKIPLVCDGLEKTWLLHNIGCCYLELERYNEARDYGINSVTAADEIADLKWQINANVLVAQSELKLRNFETSVSHFERALTQARLQDDHSAVNAIQKALDEAKQHLQK, encoded by the exons atgtCAGACACAGACGTGGATAACGAAGCTCAAAAGCCGAAGGACGTCTTCTCCACTCTCGTAGCTGTTGGGGACTGTTTGTACCTTAAAGGAGTGTACAACAAGGCGATAGACAGCTACACTGCG GCGCTGTCTATGAAACCTGACGATAAGACATGCCTTGTCGGCCGATCCAAGTGTTACCTGAGGATGGGGCAGTTTGAAAATGCGCTGAAAGATGCTGAAGCTTCCCTTAAAGAAgataagacattttttaag GGGTTGTACCAGAAAGCAGAAGCTCTGTACTATATGGGAAAATTTGAATTTGCACTGGTGTTTTACCACAGAGGACAAAAGCTACGTCCTCTAATGCAGGAGTTCAAACTAGGTATCCAGAAAGCAGAGGGAGCCATTGAAAATTCTGTTGGCA GTCCTTCTTCTATGAAATTGGAGATTAAGAATGAGGAC ACTACTAAGATGGAACAGCCTGTCACTGCTACTCAGCATCTGACCACAGAGAAAAAACAGCGAAACCAGAAGATCCCAAAGAGTGAGAAGACGACCAAGAAACTGCTTGGAGAGTTTTACAGCGACAAGAAGTTTCTAGAAAACCTGCTTAATAATGAAG atttgacaaaaagtaagtcAAAAGGTGGGGAACGACTGCAAGACGTCATTCAGAGCTGCCTCACATCTCTCGACACTTGCACCAAGTTTTTGAGTCAAAAGAAACCAATCTGTTCACCAGAGGGGCAGCGCAAGCAAAAAAGTACCAAGCCCCATCGAAGCCCATCCTACGATCTTGTTCCATTTCTGCTGAAAAGTCTGGATGAAATTGATGCAG AGTTGACGTCTGGAAATGCGGAGGGTAGTCTGAAGAAGGCAGTGGAGGTCATGAATATCGTTCAGGGGTGGTCAGAGAAAGACATGCCAGATAAGAAAGAGGTTATGGGCAGCCTGCACAGTTGTATTGGGAATGCCTTGTTTGACTTGGGAGACTTGGACAAAGCATTGGAACATCATCAAAAAGACTTGGAGCTGGCTTCAGGGTG CAAACTCTCAGAGGCAATGTCGCGAGCTCTTGACAACATCGGGCAGATTTATGCCCAGATTGGACAGTACAACCAGGCCATTGGCTT CTGGGAGAAGAAGATTCCCCTGGTGTGTGATGGTTTGGAGAAGACCTGGTTGCTCCATAACATTGGTTGCTGTTATTTGGAGCTGGAACGCTACAACGAAGCAAGAGACTACGGCATCAATTCAGTCACTGCAGCTGATGAAATtgcagatttgaaatggcagatAAATGCCAATGTTTTGGTGGCACAGTCAGAAT TAAAACTCAGAAATTTTGAAACTTCTGTCTCGCATTTTGAGAGGGCTTTGACCCAGGCAAGACTGCAAGATGACCACTCTGCTGTGAACGCCATTCAGAAG gCTCTTGATGAAGCTAAACAACACCTGCAAAAGTGA